One window of Jannaschia sp. CCS1 genomic DNA carries:
- a CDS encoding MAPEG family protein yields the protein MSIELWSVIATGVMMWMSIALQQFQLDIKAGIGFALSNRDTAPPPSPMQDRMMRAVNNQAHAAVVWVPLVFVQQMTGISNDLTYWAALAMIVSRVLYFPLYAIGAVPFRSLSWMLFFVAAPVFTFALLTNLGAAAQ from the coding sequence ATGAGTATTGAACTTTGGTCCGTGATCGCAACGGGCGTGATGATGTGGATGTCCATCGCACTTCAGCAATTCCAGCTCGACATCAAGGCCGGTATCGGATTTGCCCTGTCGAACCGGGACACTGCCCCACCACCGAGCCCGATGCAGGATCGCATGATGCGCGCCGTCAATAACCAGGCCCATGCCGCCGTTGTGTGGGTGCCGCTCGTGTTCGTCCAGCAGATGACCGGTATCTCCAACGACCTGACCTATTGGGCCGCACTTGCGATGATCGTTTCACGGGTTCTCTATTTTCCACTTTATGCTATCGGCGCTGTGCCGTTTCGCAGCCTGTCCTGGATGCTGTTCTTCGTTGCGGCACCGGTCTTCACCTTCGCGCTGCTGACAAATCTCGGCGCGGCCGCTCAGTAG